Below is a genomic region from Amycolatopsis sp. 195334CR.
GAGGTGGCCGCCAGGACCGGGTTCCGGCTCGGCATCCACTGCCAGGACGACACCTCGTGCGCGGTGGCCAACACGATCGCCGCGGTGCAGGCCGGGGCGAGCCACGCCCAGTGCACCGCGAACGGCTACGGCGAACGGGCGGGCAACGCCGACCTGTTCGCCGTCACCGGGAACCTGGTGACCAAGCTCGGGCTTCCGGTGCTGCCGCCCGGCGCACTGGCCGAGCTGAGCCGCGTCTCGCACGCCGTGGCCAGGATCGCGAACCTCGCCCCGAACGCCCACCAGGCCTACGTCGGGAACTCGGCCTTCGCCCACAAGGCGGGTCTGCACGCGAGCGCGATCAAAGTGGATCCGGAGCTGTACAACCACATCGTTCCGGAGACCGTGGGCAACGGCATGCGGGTGCTGGTCACCGAGATGGCCGGCCAGGCCAGCATCGAGCTCAAGGGACGGGAGCTCGGGCTGGACCTGGCCGGTTCACCGGAGGTGCTGCGCTGCTCCGCGCGGCGGGTGAAGGAACTGGAGGCGCAGGGCTGGTCGTTCGAATCGGCCGACGCCTCACTCGAACTGCTCATCCGCGCGGAGATGGCCGAAGCACCCGAGGCGCCGTTCGCGCTGGAGTCCTACCGCGTGGTGCTGGACCGCCGCCAGGACGGTGAGATCACCTCCGAGGCCACCGTCCGGGTGCGGGTGGCCGGCCGGCGGGTGATCGCCACCGCCGAGGGCAACGGCCCGGTGCACGCGCTGGACGCCGCGTTGCGCGAGGCGCTGCGGCCCGCGTACCCGTGGATCGCCAGCGTGGGGCTGGTCGACTACAAGGTCTCGATCCTGCCCCAGGAACAGGGCACCGACGCGATCACCAGGGTGCTCGTCGAGTCCGGGGACGAGGAACGGACCTGGCGGACGGTCGGCGTGCACCCGAACATCGTCGAAGCGAGCTGGCTGGCCCTGTGTGACGCGCTGGCCTACAAGTCGATGACCGCGGCCGCGCTCACCGGGGCGGCCTGAGTGCCCGGCGACCGAGGGGAGTCCGGTGTGGACGAACGGGTGGAACTGCTGACCGAGCTGGTGCGCCGCTACCGCGTGCCGGGCGCGCAGCTGGCGGTGTACGAACACGGGGTGCTGACCCAGGTGGAGGTCGGGCACGTGCGGGCGGGAGGGGAACCGGTCGCGCCGGATTCGCTGTTCCCGCTCGGCTCGGTGACCAAGTTCGTCACCGCGACCCTGGTGCTCCAGTTGGTCGGTGACGGCGACCTGGAACTGGACGAGCCGATCGCGACCTGGCTGCCGGAGCTCCGCGGCGGCACGCCCGGGTCGGCGACCGTCCGGCAACTGCTCAGCCACACCAGCGGCCTGCCCGACATGGTCGGCGCCGAGGTGCGGCCGGGTGCCTCACTGCGGGCCCATGTGCTCGCCGGACGCGGTGAGGAACTGGTCTGCGAGCCGGGGAAGACCTTCTCCTACTCGAACTTCGGCTACGTCGTGGCCGGGTACCTGGTGGAGCAGATCACCGGGATGCGGTGGGCGGAGGCGGTGCGGTCGTTCCTGCTCGACCCGCTGGGCGTGCCCGGCGGCGTGCTCAGCGAACCCGGGCCGGGGATCACCCAGCACGCGGTGCACCTGCCGACCGGTGCGGTGCAGGTGGTCGAGCCCGAGGTGCCGCTGGCGGTGGTCCCGGCCGGGGCGCTGACCACCACCGCGGCCGGGTTGCTGACCCTGGCGCTGCCGCACTGCGGCGGGTTACCGGCGGACATGCCGATCCTGGAACCGGCCCAGATCGAGGAGATGGGCCGGACGATTCCCGGGGCCGAACCGTTCGGGCTGGCCAACGCCTGGGGGCTCGGCCTCGCCGGATTCGACCGCCAGTGGCTCGGCCACGACGGCAACACCGGTGGCGCCACCTGCACCCTGCGGATCCACCCGGCCACCGGCACGGCACTGGTGCTGATGACCAACGCCACCTCGGGCAGGCAACTGGCCGACCGGTTCCTCGACGACCTCGCGGCGCGAGGCTTCGGCCCCGGCGCCTACCACGTACCCGATCCGGGAACACCGTTGTCCGGCAAAGAACTCCGTGCGGCAGCGGCCGAACTGACCGGGCGGTACCGGTCCGGCGGCCGGGTGATCGACGTGCGTGCCGAAGAATCCGGCGAACTGGTGCTCCAGCAGGGCCACGGCGGTGGCTCGCGGCTGACGCTCTACCCGAACCTGGTGTTCCAGATCGCCGGGAAGGCGGGGGAGCGGACCGCGCCGCCGGAAAGCCCGGAAGGACTGCGTGGCGACGAATTCACCGAACACCACCGGTTCCTGCGGACCGCGGACGGCCGGATCACCGGTGTGCAGTACGCCGGCGGCCGTGTGGTGACGCGCGTTTAAGCTGGTTCTACATCGCGTTGTGACCCGTTTCCCCCGCTCATAGCCTGAAGATGGCGAATTCCGAGACGACGGGGGCGGTTCTTCGGTGATGGATGCACGGTCTTTGCTGACGGACGCGCAGTACGACGAAATCGTTCACCGGTGGAACACGACCGGCCGCCCGGCGAAGCGGAGTTCGGTGCCGGACGAGTTCTCCGCCAGGGCCGCGGCGAATCCGGACGCGCTCGCGGTCAGTTCGCCGGAGCTGACCCTGACCTACGCCGAGCTGGAGCGCACGGCCAACCGCATGGCGCACCAGCTGCGCTCGCTCGGCGTCGGCCCGGAATCCGTGGTGGCCCTGCTGATGCGCCGCTCGGCGGACCTGATCGTCGCCGCGCTGGCGGTGCTGAAGGCCGGTGGCGCCTACCTGCCGCTGGACACCCGGCAGCCCGACGACCGGCTCGTCTTCCAGCTCACCGAGGCCGAAGTGCGGGTGGTCGTCCGTGACGCGGAATCGGTGCGGGAGGCGGTGTTCGCGGGCCGGGACGTGGTGACGACCGGCGTCGGGGACTGGTTCACCGGACACGACCAATCCGCTCCGGCGGGCGTGGTCGAGCCGGACCGGATCGCCTGCGTCCTCTACACCTCGGGTTCCACCGGCACGCCCAAGGGCGTCGCGTCCACGCACGCGAACATCGCCGACCTGGCCGCCGACGACTGCTGGCGCACCGGCAGCCAGGAGCGCGTGCTGTTCCACTCGTCGCACGCCTGGGACGCCTCCACCCTGGAGTGGTGGGTGCCGCTGCTCAACGGCAGCCAGGTCGTGGTGGCCCCGCCGGGACAGCTGGAGATCGGCGAGCTGTGCCGGTTGATCACCACCCACCGGATCACCGGGATCTGGCTGACCTCCGGGCTGTTCAGCCTGATCGCCGAGGAAGCGCCGGAGAGCCTCGCGTCGGTCCGGGAGGTGCGCACCGGCGGCGACGTGGTGTCCCCGCAGGCCGTCGCGCGGATCACGGCCGCGTGCCCCGGCCTGGTGGTGACCAACGGCTACGGCCCGACAGAGTCCACGGTTTTCGCCTCGCACAACGTGTTGCCCCCCGGCGCGCGGCCGGGCGCGGTGGTGCCGATCGGCCGTCCGCTGCAGAACCGGCGGCTGTACGTACTCGACGAGTTCCTGCGCCCGGTGCCGCCCGGTACCGCGGGCGAGCTGTACATCGCCGGCGCCGGGCTGGCGCGTGGTTATCTCGCCGATCCAGCCCGGACCGCCGGGCGCTTCGTGGCCGATCCGTTCGGCGCGGACGGTGGCCGCCTCTACCGCACGGGCGATCTGGTGCGCCGGCTCCCGGACGGCTTGCTGGCCTTCGTCGGCCGGGCCGACGACCAGGTGAAGCTCCGCGGCTTCCGGATCGAACTGGGCGAGATCGAACGTGTGCTGAACGCGCACCCGTCGGTGACGCAGTCGGTGGTGGTGGTCCGCGAGGACCAGCCCGGCGTCAAGCGGCTGGTCGGTTACACGGTCGCGGACTCCACAGTAGACGGATCAGCCCTGCGGAAGCTGGTCGCCGATCAGCTGCCCGACTACATGGTGCCCTCGGCCGTGGTGGTGCTCGACGCGCTGCCGCTGACCGTCAACGGCAAGGTGGACCGGAAGGCGCTGCCCGCCCCGGTGCGCGACGGCGGGTCGGAGTACACCGCGCCCCGCGGTGAGATCGAGGCGGTGATCGCCGGGCTGTGGGCCGACGTGCTCGGGGTCGACCGGGTGGGCGTGCACGACAACTTCTTCGACCTGGGCGGGGATTCGATCCTGAGCATCCAGGTGGTCGCGCGGATGCGCGGTGCCGGGCTGGACGCGTCGGCCCGTGCCCTGTTCGACCACCCCACGGTCGCCGGTCTCGCCGAAACGGTGGTGCGGGCGACCGCGGCCGCGCCACTGACAGCGGCGTCCCGTGTGGACGGTCGCGCGCCCCTTTCCTACGGCCAGGAACGGTTGTGGTTCGTCCGGGAGTTCACCCCGGAGAGCCTGGAGTACAACTCGGGCGCGGCGGTCCGGCTGCTCGGTCCGCTCGACGAAGCCGCGTTGCAGGTCGCCTGGCGTGCGCTGGTCCGGCGGCACGAATCGCTGCGGACCACCTTCGAAACGGTCGACGGTGACGCGGTCCAGGTGGTGCGGGACGAGCCGGGGGACACCACGTTCGCCCACGCTTCGGCGACCGGGCAGCACGAGCTGGACCAGCTGCTGCGGGCCCACCTCGAAGCGCGGTTCGACCTGCGGTCCGGGCCGGTGGTGCGCCCGTTGCTGGTGCGCCTTGGCCACACCGAGTCGGTGTTGTTGCTGGCGATGCACCACATCGTCACCGATGGTTGGTCGATGGGCGTGCTGACCAGGGAATTGGGCGCGCTCTACCGGTTCGCCACCGAAC
It encodes:
- the cimA gene encoding citramalate synthase, whose translation is MVRTTPAGTPLGDRFHLYDTTLRDGAQREGISYSVTEKLAVARLLDELGVGFIEGGWPGALPKDTEFFARAADGELDLRHAALVAFGATRKAGVPVEQDRQVRALLDSRAPVITLVAKADLRHITAALRTDVAENCAMVADTVRFLVREGRRVFLDAEHFFDGYHHDPDCALRVLDAAVTAGADVAVLCDTNGGRLPLEVAETVGEVAARTGFRLGIHCQDDTSCAVANTIAAVQAGASHAQCTANGYGERAGNADLFAVTGNLVTKLGLPVLPPGALAELSRVSHAVARIANLAPNAHQAYVGNSAFAHKAGLHASAIKVDPELYNHIVPETVGNGMRVLVTEMAGQASIELKGRELGLDLAGSPEVLRCSARRVKELEAQGWSFESADASLELLIRAEMAEAPEAPFALESYRVVLDRRQDGEITSEATVRVRVAGRRVIATAEGNGPVHALDAALREALRPAYPWIASVGLVDYKVSILPQEQGTDAITRVLVESGDEERTWRTVGVHPNIVEASWLALCDALAYKSMTAAALTGAA
- a CDS encoding serine hydrolase, coding for MDERVELLTELVRRYRVPGAQLAVYEHGVLTQVEVGHVRAGGEPVAPDSLFPLGSVTKFVTATLVLQLVGDGDLELDEPIATWLPELRGGTPGSATVRQLLSHTSGLPDMVGAEVRPGASLRAHVLAGRGEELVCEPGKTFSYSNFGYVVAGYLVEQITGMRWAEAVRSFLLDPLGVPGGVLSEPGPGITQHAVHLPTGAVQVVEPEVPLAVVPAGALTTTAAGLLTLALPHCGGLPADMPILEPAQIEEMGRTIPGAEPFGLANAWGLGLAGFDRQWLGHDGNTGGATCTLRIHPATGTALVLMTNATSGRQLADRFLDDLAARGFGPGAYHVPDPGTPLSGKELRAAAAELTGRYRSGGRVIDVRAEESGELVLQQGHGGGSRLTLYPNLVFQIAGKAGERTAPPESPEGLRGDEFTEHHRFLRTADGRITGVQYAGGRVVTRV